The following DNA comes from Sulfuriferula thiophila.
GCCAGCGTTCTTCAGCCTCATCTATCATGTTGCCGAGCTCTCCCTGACGCTTGAGCAGCGTTTGCAGTTTGTCGCGCTGAGCCACTTCATACAGGGTGGTGTCGGCCAGTTGCTGGTCGAGTGTGGTTTTTTCGGCTTGCCATTTCGGCAGTTGCTGGTCAAGTTTTTCCAATTCCTTTACGATGGGGCGGCGTTGCGCGAGTCGTGCCTGGCGTTCCTGTGCCGATTGCTCGCGTTGCTGGCGGCGTTCAAGCTTGTCAGGATTGACGCTGGCTTCCTGCAGACGCTGCTGGTTGAGCCAGTCGCGGTAATCGTTCAAATCACCATCGAATACTTGCGCCTTGCCATCCGCGACGATCATGAAGCTGTCGCAGGTGGTGGAGAGCAGCGAGCGGTCGTGCGATACCAATACCACACCGCCCTGATAGCCTTGCAATGCCAGGTTGAGGGCGTGGCGCATGTCCATGTCCAGATGGTTGGTGGGTTCGTCCAGCAGCAACAGGTTCGGACGTTGCCAGATCAGCAGTGCTAGCGCCAGGCGCGATTTTTCGCCGCCGGAGAATGGACCGCAGGGTGACATGGCTGCGTCGTTGCGGAAGTCAAAGGTGCCGAGGAAGTCGCGCAATTCCTGCTCGCGGGTATCGGGTGACAGCCGTAACATGTGCTGCAAGGGGGATTCGTCGGGGCGCAATTGCTCCAGCTGGTGCTGGGCGAAGTAACCGATGGCGAGCCCTTTGCCTTCGCTGCGGGTGCCGCTAAACGGCTGGATTTCACCGGCGAGTAATTTGATCAGTGTGGATTTTCCGGCACCGTTGCGGCCGAGCAGGCCGATGCGTTCACCGCTGCGTACCGCGAGGTTGATATCGGTCAACAGCGGTTGCGCGCCATAGCCGACGCTGGCGTGGCGGATATCCAGTAGCGGGTCGGGTGCGCTGACCGGATCACGAAAAGTGAAGCTGAATGGCGAGTCGACATGAGCTGCGCTGATGTCTTCCATGCGTGCCAGCGCCTTGATCCGGCTCTGCGCCTGGCGGGCTTTGGTGGCTTTGGCACGGAAGCGTTCGATGAAGCTTTCCAGATGGGCGCGTTCGCGCTGCTGCTTGTCGAACATGGCTTGCTGCACCGCCAGATGGGCGGCACGCTGGCGTTCAAAGTCGGAATAGCTGCCGCTATAGAGCTTGATGCCACGGTTTTCGATGTGCGCAATATGGGTGGTAACTGCATCAAGGAAGTCACGGTCATGCGAAATCAGCAGCAGCGTGCCCGGATAGCTCTTCAGCCAGCCTTCCAGCCACAGCACCGCATCCAGATCCAGGTGGTTGGTGGGCTCATCCAGCAACAGCAAATCAGAGCGGCTCATCAGCGCTTGCGCCAGATTCAGGCGTACGCGCCAGCCGCCGGAGAAGTCGGCAACCGGTTTGGCAAAGTCGGTATCGCTGAAGCCCAGACCATGAAGCAATTCCGCAGCGCGCGCCCGGGCGCTGTAGCCATCGATTTCGCCCAGTTGTGCATGCAGTTCACCGACACGGTGCCCGTCATTGGCAGCGGTGGCCTGCTCCAGTTCGTGCTCGATTGCACGCAGGCGTTTATCGCCATCCATGGCAAATTCCAGAGCCGGTTGCTGCAAGGCCGGAGTGTCCTGGGAGACGTGCGCGATCACCCAGGTATCAGGTAAGCTCAGTTCACCGGATTCGGGGTGAAGTTCGCCGAGGAGCAGGGCAAACAGGCTGGATTTGCCGCAGCCGTTGGCACCGGTCAGACCGATTTTCTGGCCGGGGTGAATTTGCAGATTGGCTTGCTCAATGAGGACTTTGGCAGCACGGGCGAGGGTGAGTTGTGTAAAACGGATCACGGTAATCAGCTACGGAAATCGAAAGATGTAATTGTACGCTGCTCGGTAGGGACTCAGGCAACTGATAAAAAAGAGGGCGTCCGAAGACGCCCTAAATACCGCATGGAGGATGAAAACGGTGCATAAACCAACAACGAAAATTTATGCCCCACTCTTTACATAGCAATGAGCGTGCCATGATTAATTGTATTAATAAACAGTATGTTGTGTTTTTTATGGCGATGACTGTCGGCACCTGTATAGTGCCGACACAGTGGAGTTCATCCTTTTTGGTGCATGCTCAGGATAATTGCTGGTTTACGAATGCGAGCAAATCCGGACTCAGGTTGTTAGTCGCTTTGGCTCGGGTAAACGCTTCACGCGCTTTGTCCGGTTGATTGTCGGCTTTCAGGGAAATGCCCAGGCCCATCCACCACACGCCAGATTGCGGCGCCTTTTTCAGCGCGACAATATAGTGCTCAATTGCCGATTTATGGCGTCCGTTACGCTGCAATAATGCGGCGAGAAATGCCTGATAATCCGCCTGTTCGCTTGCATAAGGCAAGCTGCGCTCCAGCGTGGCGATGCCATCAGTGATGCTGCCGCGCTCGACTTGCAGGCGTGCCAGTATCATCGCCAGATCGGTCTGGTCGGCATCGAGGGCGATACCATCCTGCAAACGACGCTCGGCTTCTGCCATGCGTTTATTCTCAATCAGCAGTCCGACCAGTGTCAGTCTGGCGGCATGGTGGTGCGGATCAAGCGACAAGGCTAGGCTGAAACTTTCCATGCCTTCATTAATGTGGCCTTGCTGCGTCAGTG
Coding sequences within:
- a CDS encoding ATP-binding cassette domain-containing protein, which gives rise to MIRFTQLTLARAAKVLIEQANLQIHPGQKIGLTGANGCGKSSLFALLLGELHPESGELSLPDTWVIAHVSQDTPALQQPALEFAMDGDKRLRAIEHELEQATAANDGHRVGELHAQLGEIDGYSARARAAELLHGLGFSDTDFAKPVADFSGGWRVRLNLAQALMSRSDLLLLDEPTNHLDLDAVLWLEGWLKSYPGTLLLISHDRDFLDAVTTHIAHIENRGIKLYSGSYSDFERQRAAHLAVQQAMFDKQQRERAHLESFIERFRAKATKARQAQSRIKALARMEDISAAHVDSPFSFTFRDPVSAPDPLLDIRHASVGYGAQPLLTDINLAVRSGERIGLLGRNGAGKSTLIKLLAGEIQPFSGTRSEGKGLAIGYFAQHQLEQLRPDESPLQHMLRLSPDTREQELRDFLGTFDFRNDAAMSPCGPFSGGEKSRLALALLIWQRPNLLLLDEPTNHLDMDMRHALNLALQGYQGGVVLVSHDRSLLSTTCDSFMIVADGKAQVFDGDLNDYRDWLNQQRLQEASVNPDKLERRQQREQSAQERQARLAQRRPIVKELEKLDQQLPKWQAEKTTLDQQLADTTLYEVAQRDKLQTLLKRQGELGNMIDEAEERWLNLHETLAELDTAEN
- a CDS encoding tetratricopeptide repeat protein codes for the protein MSLINQMLQDLAQRQAPTADTLSQVTAIPLQPRKKGIPIWFWVSLTSLIAINAAAWLWWHSRPNTAQPVTPPIMRHAIQAAVPAVTKPAPTVAPPPAVPVAAVAQPTLASTIPTLTPSLTLSLGISNPNPSVLPSKPVPLNDPVQITANSSISKQLKPLTTAQLAENEYRKALTLTQQGHINEGMESFSLALSLDPHHHAARLTLVGLLIENKRMAEAERRLQDGIALDADQTDLAMILARLQVERGSITDGIATLERSLPYASEQADYQAFLAALLQRNGRHKSAIEHYIVALKKAPQSGVWWMGLGISLKADNQPDKAREAFTRAKATNNLSPDLLAFVNQQLS